A region of Alosa alosa isolate M-15738 ecotype Scorff River chromosome 17, AALO_Geno_1.1, whole genome shotgun sequence DNA encodes the following proteins:
- the ppp1r12a gene encoding protein phosphatase 1 regulatory subunit 12A isoform X4 — MKMADAKQKRNEQLKRWIGSETDQEPPILKKKKTKVKFDDGAVFLAACSAGDTEEVLRMLDRGADINYANVDGLTALHQACIDDNVDMVTFLVEHGAGINQPDNEGWIPLHAAASCGYVDIAEYLISKGASVGVVNSEGETPLDIAEEEAMEELLQNEINRQGVDIEAARKEEERIMLRDARQWLNSGQINDVRHAKSGGTAMHVAAAKGYTEVLKLLIQAGYDVNIEDYDGWSPLHAAAHWGKEEACRILVEQLCDMEVINKVGQTAFDVADEDVLGYLEELHKKQNLLMSEKKDVKKSPLIETTTTGDNNQSLKPLKSKETLLLEPEKTAPRIETLEPEKVDEEEEGKKDESSCSSEEEEEEDSESENEAEKSKPATTARDTNSTTPAPATVSSPTSPTNQVTPTSHVKKETAASASVEESTAEESEFITPLTPVAEPGCPALWRQGLRKTGISLVPKKAMLASSGGKVSPRDDSKDESPSSWRLGLRKTGSYGALAEITATKEASKEKDTAGVMRSASSPRLSSSVDNKDKEKEKEKTRLAYVAPTIPRRLASTSDIDEKENRDSAASLVRSGSYTRRRWDDDLKNSEGTASQNRTSYQRSTSHTLALGRSGSTRDVPAKSPSASSLDPNTCNTKPWQSSSYYQSYSIHRSGSFGRRNEDSSTTTPSTTTTTTSSTLSGGSSVTSPSGHRSLLSSLGSGSSSTSSRPSATSLSSRYWAEESAEREKEKERESAAVIPTINTASTTTTSTSTTGTVLGSESRERRRSYLTPVRDEESESQRKARSRQARQSRRSTQGVTLTDLQEAEKTIGRPRPSTRREDEKDEREKQDKEKQQEEKKETETKEDDYRSRYESYQRYRPGSSSSAANTTSSAAPTTTSSSSSLYSSSALNRPNSLSGITSTYSRSSRDTEKESDKKEEEKEGEDKSQPRSIRERRRPREKRRSTGVPFWTADSDENDPDQQSDSEEGSTKGEPQSDRLSRNDSTSTSSIDRYEHLSSRGYGEGRRPYSSRLERDDSTDYKKLYEQILAENEKLKAQLRDTDLELADLKLQLEKATQRQERFADRSQLEMEKRGSSRPQYQLGGKKGSRKEDF, encoded by the exons gcctGCATAGACGATAACGTGGACATGGTGACGTTCCTGGTGGAGCACGGGGCGGGCATCAACCAACCTGACAATGAGGGCTGGATCCCTCTTCACGCTGCGGCCTCTTGTGGATATGTGGACATAGCCGA GTATCTAATCAGTAAGGGTGCAAGTGTGGGCGTGGTCAATAGCGAGGGGGAGACGCCATTGGACATCGCCGAGGAGGAGGCCATGGAGGAGCTTCTGCAGAACGAGATCAACCGACAAG GAGTGGACATCGAGGCGGccaggaaagaggaagagaggatcaTGCTGCGAGACGCGCGGCAGTGGCTCAACAGTGGCCAAATCAACGACGTGCGGCATGCCAAGTCGGGAGGCACGGCAATGCATGTCGCCGCTGCCAAGGGATACACAGAGGTTTTAAA GCTTTTAATCCAGGCAGGGTATGATGTAAATATTGAAGACTATGACGGCTGGTCTCCCCTCCACGCCGCAGCTCACTGGGGGAAAGAGGAGGCATGTAGAATACTTGTGGAGCAGCTGTGCGACATGGAAGTCATCAATAAAGTG GGTCAAACAGCGTTTGATGTAGCCGATGAGGACGTCCTCGGCTATTTAGAGGAGTTGCACAAGAAACAGAATCTG CTTATGAGCGAGAAGAAGGACGTGAAGAAGTCACCTTTGATAGAAACTACCACCACTGGGGATAACAATCAGTCACTGAAACCACTGAAGAG CAAAGAGACTCTCCTGCTGGAGCCGGAGAAGACTGCGCCACGCATTGAGACCTTGGAGCCAGAGAAGgtggacgaggaagaggagggcaaGAAGGACGAGTCCAGCTGTTCCAgcgaagaagaggaggaggaagactcAGAGTCTGAAAATGAAGCAG AGAAGAGTAAACCGGCCACTACAGCCAGAGATACCAACAGCACAACCCCAGCGCCAGCCACAGTTTCCTCCCCAACTAGTCCAACCAACCAGGTGACCCCCACCTCGCACGTCAAGAAG GAGACCGCGGCCTCTGCATCCGTCGAGGAGAGCACTGCAGAGGAG TCTGAGTTTATTACTCCCCTCACACCTGTGGCGGAGCCAGGCTGTCCTGCATTGTGGCGTCAAGGCTTGCGCAAAACTGGCATTTCTCTTGTGCCCAAAAAAGCTATG CTCGCCTCGTCTGGTGGCAAAGTTTCGCCCAGGGACGACAGCAAGGATGAATCGCCGTCCTCGTGGCGCCTGGGTCTGCGCAAGACGGGCAGCTATGGCGCCCTGGCCGAGATCACCGCCACCAAGGAGGCCAGTAAGGAGAAGGACACGGCCGGCGTGATGCGCTCTGCCTCCAGCCCCCGCCTGTCCTCCTCGGTGGACAACAAGGACAAAGAAAAG gagaaggagaaaacCCGACTGGCCTATGTGGCTCCCACCATCCCCAGGAGGCTGGCCAGCACGTCCGACATCGACGAGAAGGAGAACAG GGATTCTGCTGCTAGTTTGGTACGCAGTGGCTCCTACACCAGGAGACGCTGGGACGATGACCTGAAGAACAGTGAAGGAACCGCGTCCCAGAACAGAACCAGCTATCAGCGCAG CACGTCCCACACGCTAGCGCTGGGCCGGAGCGGCAGCACGCGGGACGTGCCGGCCAAGTCCCCCTCGGCCTCCAGCCTGGACCCTAACACCTGTAACACTAAACCCTGGCAGTCCTCGTCCTACTACCAGTCTTACAGCATTCACCGAAG CGGTTCGTTTGGACGGAGGAACGAggactcctccaccaccaccccctccactaccaccaccaccacctcctccaccctgaGCGGCGGCTCCAGCGTCACCTCCCCCTCCGGCCACCGCAGCCTGCTGTCCAGCCTGGGCTCGGGCTCGTCCTCCACCTCTAGCCGCCCCTCCGCCACCAGCCTCTCCAGCAG GTACTGGGCGGAGGAGAGCgcggagagggagaaggagaaagagagggagtcgGCCGCGGTCATCCCCACCATCAACACTgcttccaccaccaccacctccacctccactacTGGCACTGTGCTGGGCTCGGAGAGCCGAGAGCGACgcag ATCATACCTCACTCCTGTCCGCGATGAAGAGTCGGAGTCCCAGAGAAAGGCCCGTTCCAGACAGGCCAGACAGTCTAGAAGGTCCACCCAG GGGGTGACCCTGACCGACCTGCAGGAAGCGGAGAAGACCATCGGGCGCCCTCGCCCCAGCACGCGCCGCGAGGACGAGAAGGacgagagggagaaacaggacAAGGAGAAAcagcaggaggagaagaaggagacgGAGACTAAAGAGGATGACTACAGGTCACGctacgag agCTATCAGCGCTACCGGCCCGGCTCGTCCTCCTCTGCAGCCAACACCACGTCCAGCGCGGcgcccaccaccacctcctccagcaGCTCGCTCTACTCCTCCAGCGCTCTCAACCGCCCCAACAGCCTCTCCGGCATCACCTCCACCTACAGCCGCTCCTCGCGTGACACAGAGAAAG AGTCGGataagaaggaggaggagaaggagggcgAGGACAAGTCCCAGCCGCGCTCCATACGGGAGCGCCGACGCCCCCGAGAGAAGAGGCGCTCCACCGGGGTCCCCTTCTGGACTGCGGAT AGCGACGAGAATGATCCGGATCAACAGTCCGACTCAGAAGAGGGCAGCACTAAAGGCGAACCACAG agtgaCCGGCTGTCCAG GAACGACTCGACTAGCACTTCCTCCATCGACCGTTACGAGCACCTGTCAAGCCGTGGCTATGGCGAAGGGCGGAGGCCGTACAGTAGCCGGCTGGAGAGAGACGACAGCACTGATTATAAGAAG CTTTACGAGCAGATCCTAGCAGAAAACGAGAAGCTGAAGGCGCAGTTACGCGACACGGATCTGGAGCTGGCCGACCTGAAGCTCCAACTGGAGAAGGCCACACAG AGGCAGGAACGCTTCGCTGATCGCTCGCAGCTGGAGATGGAGAAAAGG GGTTCAAGCAGGCCTCAGTATCAGCTGGGTG